A genome region from Magnetovibrio sp. includes the following:
- a CDS encoding NapC/NirT family cytochrome c codes for MIRKFWQWLWSPSRRFSIGLIFIVGGFGGVIFWGGFNTFMEYTNTMEFCISCHEMHDNVYLEYKQTVHYSNPSGVRAICSDCHVPKPWGAKLWRKIKASNELYHKLLGTIDTPEKFNANRLAMAERVWAEMKANNSRECRNCHSFEAMHWEKQRRRSSEKMQEGIKNGETCIDCHKGVAHKRPKRERDD; via the coding sequence ATGATACGTAAGTTTTGGCAGTGGTTATGGAGCCCGTCGCGACGGTTCTCCATTGGCCTTATTTTTATCGTCGGCGGTTTCGGTGGGGTGATTTTCTGGGGGGGCTTCAACACCTTCATGGAATACACCAACACCATGGAGTTTTGTATTTCCTGTCATGAAATGCATGACAACGTGTACCTGGAATACAAACAGACCGTGCACTATTCCAACCCATCGGGCGTGCGCGCGATCTGTTCCGACTGCCACGTGCCCAAGCCGTGGGGGGCCAAGTTGTGGCGCAAGATCAAGGCCAGCAACGAGCTCTATCACAAGCTACTCGGAACCATCGACACGCCGGAGAAATTCAACGCCAACCGCCTGGCCATGGCCGAACGGGTGTGGGCGGAAATGAAAGCCAACAATTCGCGCGAATGCCGCAATTGTCACAGCTTCGAAGCGATGCACTGGGAAAAACAGCGCCGTCGTTCCAGTGAAAAAATGCAAGAAGGTATAAAGAACGGCGAAACCTGCATCGACTGCCACAAAGGCGTCGCGCACAAACGCCCCAAGCGCGAACGCGACGATTAA
- a CDS encoding c-type cytochrome has translation MFKKVMTTAVLSCAAAAFMIVAMPVSKATAEDASSIARGGLLYDKWYKVIGAKKPEGTHKAWPASNTKKSGDVTWRCKSCHGWDLKGKDGAYAKGSYLTGIKGLEGMANADPAKIVAIIKDDTHGMGGMMADQDYMDLANFVSKGQFDMRDYIDYATKGVKGDAAQGAAIYNTVCAKCHGEDGTLPKEMEETVGELSSGNPWEIMQKIMNGQPAETMPAMRAFGPKVAADILAYGVTLPKTK, from the coding sequence ATGTTTAAGAAAGTTATGACGACAGCCGTTCTGTCGTGCGCTGCGGCTGCGTTCATGATTGTCGCCATGCCGGTGTCTAAGGCCACGGCAGAAGACGCATCGTCCATCGCACGCGGCGGTTTGCTGTACGATAAGTGGTACAAGGTGATCGGGGCAAAAAAACCGGAAGGCACGCACAAAGCATGGCCGGCTTCGAACACCAAAAAATCCGGTGATGTCACCTGGCGTTGCAAATCGTGCCACGGTTGGGATTTGAAGGGCAAAGACGGCGCATACGCCAAAGGCTCTTACCTCACCGGCATCAAAGGGTTGGAAGGCATGGCCAATGCCGACCCGGCGAAGATCGTCGCCATCATTAAGGATGACACCCATGGCATGGGTGGCATGATGGCGGATCAGGATTACATGGATCTGGCCAACTTCGTCAGCAAGGGTCAGTTCGACATGCGCGACTATATCGACTATGCGACCAAAGGGGTCAAAGGCGATGCAGCTCAAGGTGCTGCGATCTACAACACCGTTTGCGCCAAATGTCACGGCGAAGACGGTACCTTGCCCAAGGAAATGGAAGAAACCGTTGGCGAATTGAGCAGCGGCAATCCTTGGGAAATCATGCAGAAGATCATGAACGGTCAACCGGCGGAAACCATGCCGGCCATGCGGGCCTTTGGTCCGAAAGTGGCGGCGGACATTCTCGCCTATGGCGTCACGCTTCCGAAAACGAAGTGA